The following nucleotide sequence is from Cicer arietinum cultivar CDC Frontier isolate Library 1 chromosome 2, Cicar.CDCFrontier_v2.0, whole genome shotgun sequence.
GTAGCTTGGGGCCAAGTCTATTGTGTGCTTTGATTGTAgtagtttttatatataaaaataaaataaaataaaggtttTATATTAATGATTCTATGGTTATTGGTTTTGTAGGGCTTCATGATGGACATGGATTCCATATGGTTAGAGAATCTTGTAATCATGCAGTTAATGTTTAAGAAACTTTTGAATTGAAAtggaataatttaaattaaaacgttaactaatttaattaagaaatgTAATGAATCAATTACCAAATTGTAATAAATCACCATTTGTAGCAGGGAATTCATTTCCAATAGTGGAGGTTATTGCTTGATGAGACATATTAAGTAACAGACTAAACAAGGCACACCTCGTACAAGATAAGGGATCCTGATCATCCATGTCAATCGCAAATTGgtgttaaattattaatttttaaatacatatttatattataaaacaatcgttttattaaaatcaatagTTACAACGAATCTTTCTTTgtgttttcaaattttcaattgaGTAGAATTTGTTTTCCTCACTTCCCTTCTCTCTCagaatattttttctctcataTAACAATGCTAATGAATGAACAATAAAGAAACTCATTAACTAACTTTATATACAAGGCAATGTGTACGTCAAGGAGTTAGTTATTGTTAAGAATTATAGTTGAgtttaagaaaaagaaaggaaaataaaaattgaaatgattaTTTGAAGAATTGTTACACAGCTACATTACAGTATGATGCacttttatacaatattattaacGTAATTAATCTAACAAATTTCACCTAATCATAAATATCTTTTAACTATCTCTAATAGTTATCctttaacaaatttataactaatttactCATCAGTTTAGTAAGTTAATTATTCTTCCGTTGCCTTGCGTTGCGAGCCATTCACAAGTTTTATGATCGAGCAGCTGATGGGCTGGCCCATTGAGATTGTACATGTTTAAGGCCCAATTCATAAGTGCCAGTGATCAACAAACAATTTGGACCATGAAACTCTGATATGCAAATTTGACAATTGATATGTTCTAGTAACCAGACAACCTGGGTCTATTGAGTTCAAACTTCAAACCCATAATGTAGAAAAACTTAAACGAAATAAAATTCAACTTCATTGAGTTAAAGTCCATAACGGAAAAAAAGTCATAAGGTTAAATTTATACTCTTTCAAAAAGTCATAAATCTCTTGTATATAATAGTCTTAGAGTATTTAGTTGAACTCAGACTTAATTACTATTATCTTTgagaatattatatttttagttgatggtatatgatacaataatgtggaataaaataaaatagaataattgaGCTCACAAATCATTGAGCTCACTCTCAAATCTCGATACAATCTTCTACTCATACAAATTGATCCTATGAATTGAACCCTTttctactatttttttcttcttttttttttcattggattcaACTCAATAAACAACATATACTAATAAATGatacaatattaaaatgtgCAAAAAAGCCTTAAACAATGTTACATAAAATCTCTTCACTCATCATTTTGTCTTGCTTTTCATAACACATGAATCTTTCTGACTCCCTTGTTCTGTTATATTGCAACTTATGTTTGAACCATTCACCTCATGAGCTAAGTTGCTAAATACCTTTGCTCCTTTCATTTCTCCACCAAGATAATTTGACAACACTCTTTTAACACCAAAGCCGCGACGTTGCGGTTTAAtgatgttgttattgttgttgttgatcaTGAAAGGTGTTCTCTCTCTCTTTGCAGGACTAATTAATGGCACAGGTGAACAACTTGGTGTGCcaaatgttgttttgttttgagtGTCTGAGACAGACACTAGTAATTGTTGTGAAACCTTTTTCTGTGAAACCATATAAACCATTGGAGCTAATGGAAACCTGTCTGAATGTTTGGTcaagtcatcaacatatagtAAATCATCTATACGAGCTACTATGTTAAATGCCATACTCTCCAAAACTCTTGAATAGCTTTCAAGTATTGATTTTCCAACATCCTGTAAAATGTTTGAAATGAAATATGTCAATTTAAAGGTTTAACTTGTAAGTGTCTGTTTAGATAGATAACTTAATTAAGCTTTCATTgcataaaaatttatcatttaaggGTCTGTTTTAATTGACTTATTTAAATCTATCTAGTAACCTAAGTGTTTGAGAGGCTGTTCGGGATAGTTTATACAAACAGcttattttagttaatttcCATTTGATATTCAGGATagtttatgaaaatagtttCGTTTCGTCAGTACGAGTGATGAGTAAGTTATAACTATAAGCTcatagcttatgaaaataagcATATGAGATCTTCAGAAAATGTTTTCATAAACTATCTCAAACAAATTCAGAAGTACTTATGCCactagataaatttaaataaatcattcCAGATTGTTCCTAAATAGTTACCAAAGTCTATTTTTCAGTCTACAATTTCTATCGATAATTCAACTTTTCCTAGTAGTTTAAGCTGGTGATtacattaaaaaagaaagagcAATATGTAACCTTGTTGCATTGGATCTTGCTGGTATCCAATGTAGTTTGACTCAACCCCGGGAAACGCTGCTTCAATGAAAGTAGAATACTTTCAGCTCTCTCTGCAAACAATTCTCTCTTATCTCCATCAACCATAAAGTCCTTAACAATCTCCCAAGATGACTTTGTAGTTGAACGGCTAGGATAAAGTGGCGGTCTAGAATGAGATCTTCGGCGCCATACGTAAATTGCGGCTTCGACACGGTTAGCAATCTCTAGTGCAACATGTTCATTGGAAAGGTCAATGCAATCAAGCAAGCATTCCTGAGAGAATTGGTCTGATGTGATGTATCGATAAATGAAATCGCCTAAGCAAGTTCTTCCATTCTGAAAGTTCAAACAATGTATTAGCTACAACGCCATAACGTTCTATCATGAATCTTGTCTAATGACATATTATATAACGTCTTTTCCTTATGTGAAATTCAAATTAATGTCACATTAGTATACATAATGTAAAATCAATAAACTTGTAGCATCAATAATGTAACAGTTATTTTTATACACTTTTGAGCATTTGTTTCAATGATATAAAGATAATCAACATATAGTTATGAGGGAAATCATTATCAAACCTTAGGAAGGGATTCCAAATAGGACTCAGGAACTTCCATTTCAGCTAAAGCAATGCTGTTAATAGACATGGCTGCTTTAAGTATTTGGCTTGCACATTCTCTTGTGTGATTCAACTTCTTTCTTGAGTTCTCGCCGAGACCCGAAGGAGGGACACGAGGTACAGGGAGCCACCATTTCTCCTCTTGCCGTTGATTTCTCTTGTGAAAAGAGGCTGATCCATCTGCATCTGGTGCAACAATTCCTTGGTCAACATACCAAAACTCCATATCTGTGCAACTATCTAAAATTTCCTGTAAAAAAAGGGTAATGTGTATCAAAAACtcagattaatttatttaactacTAGCATGCAATGGAAGAATAGAATACAATGCTTACAAGAAGAATGTTGTCGAGTTTACGCAGAGCTGGaagattgataaaaatatctgaTCTTGGTCTGCAAGTCATTACCTGCAAAATACACCATATTAGAAAAACATCATAAATCTAATTTCCATACTAAATATATGAAAGCAGATTCATTAAGTAACTATACATAGTAGAGAGTTTTGTCCTATTCATTAATCTTTATGTATTGAAATGTAAATTCAAGTCACAAATGAAGACTCAATCCAATTATACCTCTAGCTTACTACCATCTGGAAATGTTTGCCAAGAAGGCATTAACTCAAGAATGTGATCACCAACACAAAGAAGCCAATCCATTTCTCTTTGCCACATTTCTTTCTTCTCACAAGGTACA
It contains:
- the LOC101494785 gene encoding rop guanine nucleotide exchange factor 5-like, with the protein product MKRSSSIRKATVSKCSNSDEKENEPVSHVDDKKITSISSKISRSGGVDMMKERFAKLLLGEDMSGSGKGVSTALAISNAITNLCGTVFGQLWRLEPVPCEKKEMWQREMDWLLCVGDHILELMPSWQTFPDGSKLEVMTCRPRSDIFINLPALRKLDNILLEILDSCTDMEFWYVDQGIVAPDADGSASFHKRNQRQEEKWWLPVPRVPPSGLGENSRKKLNHTRECASQILKAAMSINSIALAEMEVPESYLESLPKNGRTCLGDFIYRYITSDQFSQECLLDCIDLSNEHVALEIANRVEAAIYVWRRRSHSRPPLYPSRSTTKSSWEIVKDFMVDGDKRELFAERAESILLSLKQRFPGLSQTTLDTSKIQCNKDVGKSILESYSRVLESMAFNIVARIDDLLYVDDLTKHSDRFPLAPMVYMVSQKKVSQQLLVSVSDTQNKTTFGTPSCSPVPLISPAKRERTPFMINNNNNNIIKPQRRGFGVKRVLSNYLGGEMKGAKVFSNLAHEVNGSNISCNITEQGSQKDSCVMKSKTK